The Vibrio aphrogenes genomic interval TGTAGTATAGGTAGGTTGTGCTATGTCGGTATTAGTTAAAGAGTCTGTTATTCCGGGAAGCTCTCGTTATTTAGGGCTTGTGCTCGGACCTTTAGTGTTGATTTTTACTTTAGTCTTTCCGGTTCCTTTTGAAGGAATGACTGAGTCAGCTTGGCGAATGATAGGTTTAGCGACCTTTATGGCCATTTGGTGGGTTACGGAAGCCGCCCCGATCCCTGTGACTTCCTTTTTACCGATGATTTTATCGCCTCTTTTAGGGACGGCAGACATTAAAGCCGCGACGGCACCTTATGCTAACCCACTTATTTTTCTGTTCTTGGGTGGCTTTATGCTATCGATTGCGATGGAGAAATGGAATTTACATAAACGTATTGCGTTGATTGCGATGTTAGCCGTTGGCAATAAGCCGGCTCACCAAGTGGGTGGCTTGATGCTGGTCACCGCATTTCTTTCTATGTGGATGAGTAATACGGCTACCGCGGTAATGATGCTACCTATCGGTATGTCGATCATTGGTATTGTGTGTGGTGAAAAACGCGATAAAAACCCAGAGTTCGCAAGTGCGTTATTATTGGGTATCGCTTACGCTGCTAGTATTGGTGGGCTGGCGACCTTAATTGGTACACCACCTAATGCGCTATTAGCGGCTTATTTATCCACTACCTATCATATTGAATTGGGCTTTGGTCAATGGATGTTAGTGGGTTTGCCATTGACGATTGTTATGTTGGCGATTACTTGGGTGTGGCTAACCAAAATCTCCTATAAATTGCCAAATACTCAATCGGGTGATGCAAAAGGTTTATTAAAAGAGCAGTTGCATTCATTGGGCCATTTAAGCAAAGGAGAAAAATGGGTCGCAGTGGTTTTTGTTGGTGCGGCAGTGAGCTGGATCATTCGACCATTATTAGCCAAATGGACCGGCTTGCCGATTAACGATACCAGTATTGCTATTTTCGCAGCGCTATTGCTGTTTATTATTCCGGTCAATGTTAAGAAACAAGAGTTCGTGCTTGATTGGGAAAGCACCAAAAATCTGCCATGGGGAGTGTTATTGCTGTTTGGTGGTGGTTTGAGCTTAGCGGCACAAATTAAATCATCTGGCTTGGCGGACTTTATTGGTCAAAGTTTAAGTGCGACTAATGGCATGCCGATTCTCGTGGTAATGTTGATCGTGACGGCGGCGATTATTTTCTTAACGGAAGTGACCAGTAACACTGCGACGGCAGCGGGCTTCTTGCCTTTGCTTGGTCCTATTGCTGTGGCGATGGGCGCGCATCCTGCGATGTTAGCGATCCCTGCTGCTTTAGCCGCAAGCTGTGCCTTTATGATGCCTGTGGCAACTCCACCAAACAGTATTGTGTTTGCTTCGGGGCAACTGAAAATTAAAGAAATGATCCGTGCGGGTTTTGTTCTGAACGTGATTGGTATTTTCATTATCACTGCGTTGAGTTACACCTTAGCCGCGTGGGTGTTTGGGATGTAAGGGAACGATCAGCGAGCGCTGCGCTTCTAGGGTGCTACGCTGCTCGTGATTCAATAAAAGCGTTATAAAACAGAAAAAAAGCTGAGAAATGTTAACGGTTCTCAGCTTTTTTCTTTTTCAAGACACGAGCAACGAGAAACGGAGTGTTCGAGTTACGCTTTATGTTTTTTCAAATATTCCACACTCTCTTCCTTCCCCATATATTTCGCGAGCGTTCGTTGTGGCACGCTACGCAGATCCACCACGATTAAACCATCAAGGGCCTCATTGAAGTTCTTATCGACATTAAAGCTGATTAGTTTGCCGTTGAGATTTAGGTATTGTTTTAATAATACCGGCAGGCTTTTTTGACCTAAGCGAGTTAACACCTTCGATAAAAGCTGAATATCCGCAAGAGAGGACAACATATCGGCACGCCAAAAGGTGTTGGGGGTCTTTTTTAATGGGTTAGTTGCTTTGACCAAGTTCGCACTGTCTTGGTCAAAATGGTGCCTCTCTAAGGTCGATACCATCAATTCCCTAGCGGTCGGACTGTATTCACTGCTGATACTGACTGGGCCAAATAAATGGGTGTAATGTGGATGGCGAGCGGCATAAGTAGCGATGCCTTTCCACAATAACATTAAGGCGGTTAAGCTGCGTTGATAAGGCAGGTCAATCACAGAGCGTCCCATTTCTATGGCATGACCAAACTGGGCTATCAGTTTTTCGTCATATTCAAATAAGGTACGTGAATAGAGCCCTTTTACCCCTTTATCTTGAACAATACGGTCAGTTAACCCTAAGCGGTAAGCACCGACTAAGCATTGTGCTTCATTATCCCAAATAAACAGATGTTGATAAGAGTCATCAAATTCATCGATATCACAGGCTTTACCTGTGCCTTCATTGACTAAGCGAAAGTTGCGTTCGCGAATTCGTCCAATTTCTTGCATGAGATGTGGGATGGCTTGAGATGGGGTGCAATAGACCTCAAATTGTTTGAAGGTGAGTAAATGAGCGGCACTTGGGAGACTTTGAATCTCTTGTTGTAGTTGATCGCGCGGGATCGGTTCGATCATAGGATCATGCTGTGGCAAGGTCGGTGGTTGGTGTTCTGCTCTTGGGGCAAGCAAATAAGTGTTTAACCTTAAATAATCGACAAGCTGTTGTTCACTAGATAAGCTTGCAAACTCCTTACGATCAATCACTTCACCTATGGAAATATCAATTATCTGCTGGCTTTTGTTGAGCATCTCACGACCTAACAAGGCGGTGCGTAAGTAAGGGTGAACTTTGCCAGCCCAATAAAAGGATTTGCTGTTATGGCCATGAATATAAATAGAGAGCGCATTGGCGTTACTGCGCTTGAGTAACTTAGCCACCGAGCGGCTCCAAGGTTTATCGTTTAATTGGCCGTGTTGATCAAAGGTAGAGACTTCGCCGGCAGGAAATACCAACAATACGCCGCCGCTTTGTAAGTGTTGTACCCCTTGTCGCAGTGCTTTGATGTTTTCACTAATGGCATTTTTTCCTTCAAACACATCGACACTAATAAATAATGGTGCAAGTTCTGGTACTCGTTTGAGGTATTGATTGGCTAAGATTTTGACATCACGGCGTACCTTGAGCAGCATTTCAGCCAAGATCACCCCTTCCACCGCACCAAGAGGGTGATTTGCCACAATCACTAAAGGGCCGTGGTTAGGAATGTCAGCCAAGGTGCCCGATGAAAGACGATAATGAATATTGAGTTTATCTAAGGTATGGCGCAAAAAGACTTTACTATCTAAGGTCTTAGGACGTTGTTGATAATACGAGTCGAGGGTACTTAATCCCGTGATTTTTTCGGCTGCACGTTCCAGTAAGCCAAAAGGGGTGACATTGGGTAAACGAAAAGGACTGGTTTGCATCATTCGCTCCTACTTCAATACTCATTTCAATTTACACCGCCGATCTTGCAGTTTTTTGACAGTATTTATCCCGTCTATATAGAGAGCCATCATAGAGGGAGGCATGTCACTAAATCACATGGAGTGAAAGCGGCGGTGATGTATTGAAAGCTTAATTTGAGAGCTAAAATCTAAGCGAAACTTCGTGTATACTCTGCTTTTATGTATAAATAACCAGTAGATGACGATGGATCCTTCTTTATTACTCGACGGTCTTAACGACAGACAACGTGAAGCGGTTGCCGCTCCATTGGAAAACTTACTTGTGCTGGCGGGCGCAGGTAGTGGCAAAACCCGCGTATTGGTGCATCGCATTGCTTGGTTATTGACGGTGGAGCAAGCTTCGCCGTTTTCGATCATGTCAGTGACCTTTACCAACAAGGCTGCCAAAGAAATGCGTGGTCGTATTGAAGAGCTGATGATGGGGACTTCATCGGGTATGTGGAATGGGACTTTCCACGGTATTTGTCATCGTATTTTGCGCGCGCATTATATGGACGCTAAATTACCTGAAGATTTCCAAATTCTCGATTCCGAAGACCAAATTCGCTTATTGCGTCGTTTGATCAAAGCGCAAAACCTCGATGAAAAGCAGTATCCGGCCAAGCAAGCAAGCTGGTGGATTAACGCTAAAAAAGATGAAGGCTTACGCCCTAGCCATATCGATACTTATCACGACCCAGTTGCCAAAACCTATTTGCAAATTTACCAAGCGTATCAAGAGGCCTGTGACCGTGCTGGCTTGGTGGATTTCGCCGAAATTTTACTGCGTTGCCATGAGTTATTGCGCGATAAAGTGCATGTACGTGAACATTATCAAGCACGCTTTAAACATATCTTGGTGGACGAATTTCAAGATACCAACAACATTCAATACGCTTGGTTACGCATGATGGCGGGGCCGGATGCACATGTGATGATTGTCGGTGATGATGATCAGTCAATTTATGGCTGGCGTGGCGCACAAATTGAAAACATTCAAAAATTCTTACGTGAATTTCCGGGAGCGCACACCATTCGTTTGGAGCAAAACTACCGTTCCACCAAAAATATCCTTAATGCTGCCAATGAGCTGATCAGCAATAATACTGAGCGTATGGGGAAAGATTTGTGGACCGATGGCCAAGATGGCGAACCGATTTCATTGTATTCCGCTTATAACGATTTGGATGAAGCCCGGTTTGCGGTTAATAAGATTAAAGAATGGCATGAAAAAGGCACACCGCTGGTCGATTGTGCGATGTTGTACCGTAATAACGCCCAATCGCGGGTTTTGGAAGAGGCCTTAATTCAAGCGCGTCTTCCGTATCGCATTTATGGCGGGATGCGCTTCTTCGAACGTCAAGAAATCAAAGATGCGCTGGGCTATCTGCGGCTAATGAACAACCGTAATGATGATGCAGCGTTTGAGCGTATAGTGAACACCCCAACGCGTGGTTTAGGCGAAAAAACCCTAGAAACCATTCGCATGACGGCTCGTGATCGCGGTACTACCTTATGGCAAGCCGGAGTTCAATTAATTGAAGAAAAAGTCCTTTCTGGTCGGGCTGCAAGTTCCTTTAGTCGTTTTATCGAATTAATCAATGCCTTAGAAGATGACACTTTTGATTTAGCGCTGCACGAGCAGTTTGATCAGGTGATCAAATCATCGGGCTTGTTTACTATGTACGAGATGGAAAAAGGCGAAAAATCCAAAGCACGCATTGAAAACTTGGAAGAACTGGTGACAGCAGCGCGTCAGTTTGAAAAGCCAGAAGAAGCTGATGACATGAGTATGCTGTCGGCGTTTTTATCGCACGCGGCATTAGAGGCTGGTGAAGGTCAAGCGGATGAGTTTACCGATGCGGTGCAACTGATGACACTACACAGCGCCAAAGGATTGGAATTCCCATTAGTGTTTATGGTGGGGGTAGAAGAGGGCATGTTCCCAAATCAAATGTCGGCAGAAGATGCGGCGCGTTTAGAAGAAGAACGCCGTTTGTGTTATGTCGGCATGACCCGAGCGATGGAAAAACTCTACATCACTTATGCAGAAATGCGCCGTGTGTATGGGCAAGATAAATACCATAAACCGTCGCGTTTTATTCGTGAAATTCCAGAAAGCTGTGTTGATGAAGTGCGAATGAAGGCGCAAGTCAGTCGTCCGGTGACGTCTGGTCGCTTTGCGGCGAGTGCGGTGAAAGACAACTTTAACAGTACCGGCTACTCCTTAGGACAACGGGTCAAACATGCCAAATTTGGTGAAGGGACGATCATCAACTTTGAAGGCAGCGGTGCTCAAAGTCGAGTTCAGGTCGCCTTTAATGGTGAAGGGATCAAATGGCTGGTCACTGAGTATGCACGCTTAGAAAAACTATAGTGATTGAACATCAAAAGTCTGAAGAGGCAAGACGTGGATAAGAATTACGCAAAATTGGTGAACTCAGCAGCATGGGCAGCCATGATCATTGCCACGGTGCTGCTGGTGGTGAAATTGATTGCTTGGTGGCAAACCAACTCCGTCAGTTTATTGGCTTCTTTAGTTGATTCATTGTTGGATATGGCGGCCTCATTGACCAATTTATTGGTGGTGCGTTATGCCACTCAACCGGCGGATAAAGAGCATCAATTTGGGCATGGTAAAGCAGAATCTTTGGCGGCGCTGGCTCAGGCGATGTTTATTTCTGGTTCGGCCTGTTTCTTACTATTAAACGGGGTTGATCGCTTCTTCCGACCGCAAGCTTTAGTTTCGCCAGAGCTTGGGGTATGGGTCAGTGGCTTTGCTATCTTGATGACATCGAGCTTAGTGTTATTTCAAAAGCACGTGGTTCGTAAAACTGGTAGTCAAGCCATTGCGGCCGATTCATTGCATTATCAAACCGATTTATTCATGAATATTGCGATCATGATTGCGCTGGTCTTAAGTTGGTATGGCTTGAAACAAGCGGATGCGGTATTTGCGATGGGAATTGGGGTATATATTTTGTACAGCGCTTACCAAATGGCGCATGAAGCGATTCAGTCATTGTTGGATCGTCAACTACCCCAAGAAGAGGTGGAAGCCATTTCAAATGCCTGTATTTCGGTAGAAGGAGTATTAGGCGCGCACGATTTACGCACTCGCATGTCAGGGCCGGTGCGTTTTATTCAAGTTCATATTGAGTTAGATGACCATTTGCCGTTACTTAAAGCACACCAAATTAGTGATGCGGTGGAAGCGAAATTGTATGCGTTATTCCCACATTCTGATGTAATCATTCACCAAGATCCGATTTCAGTAGTTCCAAGTGCAAAAGAGCAGCCAGTAAATTGATGAATTAATGACAAATCCGATTAGCCGAATGGGCGGATATCACGTAAAATTATGTGACTTGGCGCATTAAAATAAAGACAAACCGCTGGCTATTGTCTATCTTATGGACAGGTAAAATGCAATGCAAAGTGATATGAATCAACATCATTAAGCGACAAACTTGTATATTACGTTGAGTGCCTATGAATTTTATAATCTTTATTGCTGACCGCCTTTGTGCGAGCAATCATCAACAAGATGAATCAGCGAGGATTTTGGATTGAACCATTCATTCAGTATTAGGCTAGAAAGAGAATGGCCAGTGTCGATGGTTGAACAAAAGAATTTCATTTTAATATTTTTAGAGGGTAATCATGGTTAAGAAGATCGGTGTTTTAACAAGTGGTGGTGATGCACCAGGTATGAATGCTGCGATTCGTGGTGTGGTACGTACTGCGTTAAGCAAAGGCATTGAGGTATGTGGTATCTACGATGGTTACCTTGGCCTCTATGAAGGAAAAATTAAGCAATTAGATCGTTCAAGCGTTTCTGATGTGATCAACCGTGGTGGTACTTTCTTAGGTTCAGCTCGTTTCCCTGAGTTTAGAGATGAAGCCGTACGCGCTAAAGCGATTGAAAACCTAAAAGAACACGGTATTGATGCCTTAGTTGTGATCGGTGGTGACGGTTCTTACATGGGTGCTAAGAAGCTGACTGAAATGGGTTTCCCATGCATCGGTTTACCAGGCACGATTGATAACGATATTGCTGGTACCGATTACACTATTGGTTACTTTACAGCATTGAATACTGTTATTGATGCGATTGACCGTCTGCGTGATACTTCAACGTCTCACCAACGTATTTCTATCGTTGAGATCATGGGTCGTCACTGTGGTGATTTAACATTAATGTCAGCGATTGCTGGTGGTTGTGAGTACATCATTACCCCTGAACATAAGCTGAATAAAGAAGAATTGATCAAGAGCGTTAAAGCGGGTATCGAAAAAGGCAAAAAACACGCCATTATTGCGCTTGCTGAATTGATTACAGATGCTAATGAATTAGCGAAAGATATCGAAGCTGCAACCGGTCGTGAAACGCGTGCGACAGTATTAGGCCACATTCAACGTGGTGGTTGTCCAACAGCGTTTGACCGTATTCTTGCTTCTCGTATGGGTAACTATGCCGTTCACCTATTATTAGAAGGCCATGGTGGTCGTTGTGTTGGTATTCAACGTGAGCAATTAGTTCACCATGATATCATTGATGCTATCGAGAACATGAAGCGTCCACTTCATGAAGAGTTATACTCAGTCGCTGAAGAGTTGTTCTAACTTTTCCGAGACGAAAGCTTATAAAACCGCTGGTCATGCTATGCCAGCGGTTTTTTTATGTGTGCAAAAAACAAAAGACTGGCACTAGGCCAGTCTTTGCTATTTTTTCGAGCTTTCGAGCTTTCGAGCTTTCAGCGTCGAATAACGAATTATTACGCTTTTGCTTCTGCTGCTGCTTTCGCGATCGCTGCAAAGCTTTTCGCGTCAAGTGCTGCACCACCAACTAGAGCACCATCGATGTCTGGTTGTGCAAAGTAAGCTGCTGCGTTTTCTGGTTTAACCGAGCCGCCGTATTGGATAACAACGTTTTTCGCCACTTCTTCAGATTTCTCTGCGATGTGAGCGCGGATTTGTGCGTGAGTGCGTTGTGCATCATCAGCAGTTGCAGCTTTACCAGTACCGATAGCCCAGATTGGTTCATAAGCGATAATCGCACCATTTAGAGCATCAACACCAAGAAGGTTGATTACAGCATCGATTTGACGAGCACAAACAGCAACAGTTTCGCCTGCTTCGTTTTGCGCTTCAGATTCACCAATACAAAGAACAGGAGTTAGACCATTTTCTTTTAGGAAAGCGAATTTTTTAGCGATAAATTCGTCTGATTCGTTGTGGTATTCACGACGCTCAGAGTGACCGATGATGATGTGAGTCGCACCGAATTCTTTTAGCATCGCTGGAGACATATCACCAGTAAATGCACCACTGTTGTGTAGGTCAGTGTTTTGAGCACCAAGAATGATGGCACTGCCTGCTTCAGTCAGAGTGCGCTCTGCAAGATCAACGAACAGTGCTGGTGGAGCGACTGCAACGTCGACGCCAGTTACGCCTTCAAGTTCAGCATTTAGACCAGTTAGCAAATCAACAACCATTTCTTTGCTGCCGTTTAGTTTCCAGTTACCCATTACTACAGGTTGACGCATAGGATATTCTCCAATTCGATTAAATTAAAATTAAGATCCAACGATCTTAAATGGCTACCAAGGAATATAACAGATTAATGTGATGAGATCATGATTCTCATCATGCCTAAACGATCAATAATATCGAGTAGTGCACGGCTTTTTGCGGTGTTTTATAGCAAATTGGCTAGTCGCTGTTTTTCTCTCGAATAAAACGTAGCCAATGGAAAGGGAGAAGTCTAACGCTCACTGAGATTTTTTATTGTTATCTAATGGGAAAGATTAGATAGTGTAGGCTGTTTTGTTTTTTTGCTATACAAGGATGCTATATGCCCAATGTCGTCATGGAATATTCGAACTCAATTGAAGAACGGATCAATACCCAAGCCTTACTCGAAGACTTACATCAAGTGACGATTCAAAGTGGTTTGTTTGAGATTCAAGACGTTAAATCAAGAACATTACGCACGCATCATTGGTTGGTTGGCGACCTTGATAATGAGGTTGATTTTATTCATATCACAGTGGAATTATTAGATGGTCGGACGGATGAGCAGAAATTAGCCCTTGCTCAATCATTGATGGCAACACTGCAAGCAAAAGCGTCTTTTGTGGCCAGCTTGACGGTGAATATTCGCGATATGGATAGAAAGTGTTTTCAAAAAGTGACCAATTTAAGCAGTCATTAAAGGAGAGAGAATGACAATAAAACAATGGTTATTTTCTTTTCAAGGACGGATTTCTCGTCAGCGTTTTTGGATGTGGAACCTGTTTTACTATTTGGTCATGATGGGGCTGATAGGGATCGGCGCTCAAAATATCTCAAGCCATTATACCGAGTTGGTGATTCTTATAGCCAGTGCAGCTTTATTATTTCCCGATTTAGCGGTCACGGCTAAGCGCTGGCATGATCGCAACAAATCTAATCGTTGGCTATTGATGCACGTCCCATTAGTGCTTGGGCGCTTAATGGTGCCAACAGAAGCCGCTGCTACGTCAAGCTCTTCTAGCGTACAACTGGTGGTATCGCTATTGGCATTAATTTGTGGGATTTGGATGCTGATTGAGTGTGGTTTCATGAAAGGCACTCAGGGTGAGAATCAATATGGTGCGGAGCCAGAGTAAAGGAAGATGAGCAAATGTAAAAAGGCAGCCAAGGAGCTGCTTTTTTGTAACTGGAGCCGTTGTTATAAGTCGAGCCGTATTATAAGTGCAGGGTAATTTTATAACGACAACGATGCGCCCCTTGTATGATGTGCTCTTGGCGTTGAATATCGCATTCATCTTTAAATAAGGTTTGAAAGATATTGAGCTCCGAGCGACACAATTGTGGGCATTGTTTGGCAGCAAAGCAAATAGGACAATGATTTTCCGTTAAAAAATAGCCAGTTGCAGTGACTTCTAATTCTGCCATGTAACCGTCTTGTTCTCTTAACTGAACTAACGCACGCAATCTTTCTTCTGTCGTGTGGAAGTGAGAAAGGTATTGCTGGTAACGACGTAAAATTTTTGCTTCACGTTGAGCGGTGATCTGCTCAATGCCAGGAAGGCCAAAGACCTCATCAATAGAAGTAAGAATATCGATGCTTAAATCTTGGTGGCGGTCAATGAATTGGTTGTGGCCTAATTGGGTGAGTGACCAATGGCGAGCCGGGCGTCCGACTTTCATTTTGATATCATTAAAACTAATCAACCCTTCATTTTCGAGCATTTGTAGGTGCTGGCGAGCTCCCATTGTCGTGATCGATAAATGCTCAGCTAACTGACGTGCCGTGATTTGGCCTTCACGTTTTATTATGTCGAGAATTTTATCGCTGGTTTTCATGGATTCGCCTTGTTGCTATCGAAAAGTGGCTATAGAAATAAGAGCCAAAGTGATGGCACTCTTATGGCTATGATGGCTGAAAAAATTAATAAAGCAAACACTTAACATAGTCTAATTCTTAACAAGGGTAGCTTATCAAAGTGACGGATATAAAAAACGCAACTCGAAAGTTGCGTTAATTTTGAAGCATTCAGTGGCTTATAAAAGGTGATCTTTTACATCGTCATCTTTACGCTCAAGGTAGTGGATTGACTTAATGCGACGAATAGTACGGCTCTTTCCTCGAATCACTAAGGTTTCCGTGGTCGCGATATTACCTTTGCGAGTGATCCCTTCTAATAAGTCACCTTTGGTAATTCCGGTTGCGGCAAATACTACGTTATCACTGTGCGCCATATCGTCCATTTTTAAGACGACGTTTGCGTGTACACCCATTTCTGCGCAACGCTTCAGTTCCAGTTCACCATGGATACGGTTTTCTTCACTGTCGCCTTTTACTTCATGACGTGGCAATAAACGACCTTGCATATCACCATCAAGCGCACGGATCACAGCAGCAGAAACCACACCTTCAGGGGCACCACCGATACAGTACATCATGTCAACTTCACTATCCGGCATGCAAGTTAAAATAGAGGCTGCAACATCACCATCTGGCACAGCAAAAACGCGCGCGCCCATGTTTTGGATATTGGCAATCACTTGATCGTGACGTGGTTTGGCTAAAGTGATGACTGTTAATTCATGTAGTGGTTTATTTAATGCTTTAGCCACATTGCGGATGTTTTCTTCTACGGATTTGTTGAGATCGATACAACCTTTTGCGCCTGGGCCAACTACCAGTTTTTCCATGTACATATCCGGTGCTTTTAGGAAGCTGCCTTTTTCACCCGCGGCTAATACTGCGAGGGCATTCGATTGACCCATTGCAGTCATTCGAGTTCCTTCAATCGGATCAACAGCGATATCTACGGCATCTCCACCTAGGCCAACTTGCTCGCCAATATACAGCATCGGCGCTTCATCAATTTCACCTTCACCGATGACGATTTCACCGCTGATTTCAGTTTTATTCAGTAGGGTACGCATCACGGCTACTGCGGCTCCATCAGCGGCATTTTTATCGCCTCGGCCTAACCATTTATATCCGGCAAGCGCAGCACCTTCTGTCACTCGA includes:
- a CDS encoding DUF805 domain-containing protein; the encoded protein is MTIKQWLFSFQGRISRQRFWMWNLFYYLVMMGLIGIGAQNISSHYTELVILIASAALLFPDLAVTAKRWHDRNKSNRWLLMHVPLVLGRLMVPTEAAATSSSSSVQLVVSLLALICGIWMLIECGFMKGTQGENQYGAEPE
- the pfkA gene encoding 6-phosphofructokinase, producing MVKKIGVLTSGGDAPGMNAAIRGVVRTALSKGIEVCGIYDGYLGLYEGKIKQLDRSSVSDVINRGGTFLGSARFPEFRDEAVRAKAIENLKEHGIDALVVIGGDGSYMGAKKLTEMGFPCIGLPGTIDNDIAGTDYTIGYFTALNTVIDAIDRLRDTSTSHQRISIVEIMGRHCGDLTLMSAIAGGCEYIITPEHKLNKEELIKSVKAGIEKGKKHAIIALAELITDANELAKDIEAATGRETRATVLGHIQRGGCPTAFDRILASRMGNYAVHLLLEGHGGRCVGIQREQLVHHDIIDAIENMKRPLHEELYSVAEELF
- the uvrD gene encoding DNA helicase II; protein product: MDPSLLLDGLNDRQREAVAAPLENLLVLAGAGSGKTRVLVHRIAWLLTVEQASPFSIMSVTFTNKAAKEMRGRIEELMMGTSSGMWNGTFHGICHRILRAHYMDAKLPEDFQILDSEDQIRLLRRLIKAQNLDEKQYPAKQASWWINAKKDEGLRPSHIDTYHDPVAKTYLQIYQAYQEACDRAGLVDFAEILLRCHELLRDKVHVREHYQARFKHILVDEFQDTNNIQYAWLRMMAGPDAHVMIVGDDDQSIYGWRGAQIENIQKFLREFPGAHTIRLEQNYRSTKNILNAANELISNNTERMGKDLWTDGQDGEPISLYSAYNDLDEARFAVNKIKEWHEKGTPLVDCAMLYRNNAQSRVLEEALIQARLPYRIYGGMRFFERQEIKDALGYLRLMNNRNDDAAFERIVNTPTRGLGEKTLETIRMTARDRGTTLWQAGVQLIEEKVLSGRAASSFSRFIELINALEDDTFDLALHEQFDQVIKSSGLFTMYEMEKGEKSKARIENLEELVTAARQFEKPEEADDMSMLSAFLSHAALEAGEGQADEFTDAVQLMTLHSAKGLEFPLVFMVGVEEGMFPNQMSAEDAARLEEERRLCYVGMTRAMEKLYITYAEMRRVYGQDKYHKPSRFIREIPESCVDEVRMKAQVSRPVTSGRFAASAVKDNFNSTGYSLGQRVKHAKFGEGTIINFEGSGAQSRVQVAFNGEGIKWLVTEYARLEKL
- a CDS encoding SLC13 family permease, with amino-acid sequence MSVLVKESVIPGSSRYLGLVLGPLVLIFTLVFPVPFEGMTESAWRMIGLATFMAIWWVTEAAPIPVTSFLPMILSPLLGTADIKAATAPYANPLIFLFLGGFMLSIAMEKWNLHKRIALIAMLAVGNKPAHQVGGLMLVTAFLSMWMSNTATAVMMLPIGMSIIGIVCGEKRDKNPEFASALLLGIAYAASIGGLATLIGTPPNALLAAYLSTTYHIELGFGQWMLVGLPLTIVMLAITWVWLTKISYKLPNTQSGDAKGLLKEQLHSLGHLSKGEKWVAVVFVGAAVSWIIRPLLAKWTGLPINDTSIAIFAALLLFIIPVNVKKQEFVLDWESTKNLPWGVLLLFGGGLSLAAQIKSSGLADFIGQSLSATNGMPILVVMLIVTAAIIFLTEVTSNTATAAGFLPLLGPIAVAMGAHPAMLAIPAALAASCAFMMPVATPPNSIVFASGQLKIKEMIRAGFVLNVIGIFIITALSYTLAAWVFGM
- the tpiA gene encoding triose-phosphate isomerase, coding for MRQPVVMGNWKLNGSKEMVVDLLTGLNAELEGVTGVDVAVAPPALFVDLAERTLTEAGSAIILGAQNTDLHNSGAFTGDMSPAMLKEFGATHIIIGHSERREYHNESDEFIAKKFAFLKENGLTPVLCIGESEAQNEAGETVAVCARQIDAVINLLGVDALNGAIIAYEPIWAIGTGKAATADDAQRTHAQIRAHIAEKSEEVAKNVVIQYGGSVKPENAAAYFAQPDIDGALVGGAALDAKSFAAIAKAAAEAKA
- a CDS encoding helix-turn-helix transcriptional regulator; protein product: MKTSDKILDIIKREGQITARQLAEHLSITTMGARQHLQMLENEGLISFNDIKMKVGRPARHWSLTQLGHNQFIDRHQDLSIDILTSIDEVFGLPGIEQITAQREAKILRRYQQYLSHFHTTEERLRALVQLREQDGYMAELEVTATGYFLTENHCPICFAAKQCPQLCRSELNIFQTLFKDECDIQRQEHIIQGAHRCRYKITLHL
- a CDS encoding lysophospholipid acyltransferase family protein, producing MMQTSPFRLPNVTPFGLLERAAEKITGLSTLDSYYQQRPKTLDSKVFLRHTLDKLNIHYRLSSGTLADIPNHGPLVIVANHPLGAVEGVILAEMLLKVRRDVKILANQYLKRVPELAPLFISVDVFEGKNAISENIKALRQGVQHLQSGGVLLVFPAGEVSTFDQHGQLNDKPWSRSVAKLLKRSNANALSIYIHGHNSKSFYWAGKVHPYLRTALLGREMLNKSQQIIDISIGEVIDRKEFASLSSEQQLVDYLRLNTYLLAPRAEHQPPTLPQHDPMIEPIPRDQLQQEIQSLPSAAHLLTFKQFEVYCTPSQAIPHLMQEIGRIRERNFRLVNEGTGKACDIDEFDDSYQHLFIWDNEAQCLVGAYRLGLTDRIVQDKGVKGLYSRTLFEYDEKLIAQFGHAIEMGRSVIDLPYQRSLTALMLLWKGIATYAARHPHYTHLFGPVSISSEYSPTARELMVSTLERHHFDQDSANLVKATNPLKKTPNTFWRADMLSSLADIQLLSKVLTRLGQKSLPVLLKQYLNLNGKLISFNVDKNFNEALDGLIVVDLRSVPQRTLAKYMGKEESVEYLKKHKA
- the fieF gene encoding CDF family cation-efflux transporter FieF (FieF, a metal efflux transporter, is a member of the CDF (cation diffusion facilitator) family of transporters.); amino-acid sequence: MDKNYAKLVNSAAWAAMIIATVLLVVKLIAWWQTNSVSLLASLVDSLLDMAASLTNLLVVRYATQPADKEHQFGHGKAESLAALAQAMFISGSACFLLLNGVDRFFRPQALVSPELGVWVSGFAILMTSSLVLFQKHVVRKTGSQAIAADSLHYQTDLFMNIAIMIALVLSWYGLKQADAVFAMGIGVYILYSAYQMAHEAIQSLLDRQLPQEEVEAISNACISVEGVLGAHDLRTRMSGPVRFIQVHIELDDHLPLLKAHQISDAVEAKLYALFPHSDVIIHQDPISVVPSAKEQPVN
- a CDS encoding 5-carboxymethyl-2-hydroxymuconate Delta-isomerase; this encodes MPNVVMEYSNSIEERINTQALLEDLHQVTIQSGLFEIQDVKSRTLRTHHWLVGDLDNEVDFIHITVELLDGRTDEQKLALAQSLMATLQAKASFVASLTVNIRDMDRKCFQKVTNLSSH